A window from Chrysemys picta bellii isolate R12L10 chromosome 20, ASM1138683v2, whole genome shotgun sequence encodes these proteins:
- the LOC101947196 gene encoding CD276 antigen-like — protein sequence MAALRGGRCKMVRGRMGASPGWSLRLVALWTLYGVAGAQPSITAHYGKDITLDCTFHHIPGVKLQRLNITWKMQRAEGAALLVHSYYGQRDLWQGQDKVYRDRTQLYREGIHKGNASLRLRAVRFQDEGSYLCYVTSELGTSSQKISLAVLREREMESPIVAQRGQDVTLSCPFECGLNLQPLNITWKKEEAEGPDLLVHSYYNGMDTLQRQDVAYKDRTQLHPESFPQGNASLTLRRVRSQDEGFYICHVKPELGQFSVRMQVTVEGSVSDQPSPVVFYVSLGLALLLLIILCIIIMKCRHSLVRKFRIFQFWSQQNQQEGRDQSESNPLTANESSNPNAFLPPPASSFLETDFNSQTYGAVTIRRPRGSRVMKPGSRRETLSFPASWAGNQNSMNYREELLQKRQFRKSLPCSLQEKLEN from the exons ATGGCAGCACTCAGGGGTGGAAG ATGCAAAATGGTCAGAGGCAGGATGGGAGCGAGCCCTGGCTGGTCGCTGCGGTTGGTGGCTCTGTGGACTCTCTATG GAGTCGCTGGAGCACAGCCATCCATCACAGCTCACTATGGCAAGGACATCACTCTGGACTGCACCTTCCACCACATACCGGGGGTAAAACTCCAGCGACTGAACATCACCTGGAAGATGCAAAGAGCCGAGGGAGCAGCTCTCCTGGTTCACAGCTACTATGGGCAGAGGGACCTGTGGCAGGGACAGGACAAGGTTTACCGGGACCGGACGCAGCTGTACCGAGAGGGAATCCACAAAGGAAATGCGTCCCTGAGACTCAGGGCTGTGCGCTTCCAGGACGAGGGCTCCTACCTCTGCTACGTCACCTCTGAGCTGGGAACCTCGTCCCAGAAGATTTCACTGGCCGTGCTCA GGGAGAGGGAAATGGAGTCTCCTATCGTAGCTCAGCGGGGGCAGGACGTCACCCTGAGCTGCCCCTTTGAATGCGGATTAAACCTCCAGCCGTTGAACATCACCTGGAAGAAGGAAGAAGCCGAGGGGCCGGATCTCCTGGTTCACAGTTATTATAACGGGATGGACACGTTGCAGAGACAAGATGTCGCTTACAAGGACAGAACACAGCTCCACCCGGAGAGCTTCCCGCAGGGAAATGCGTCCCTGACGTTACGGAGAGTTCGCAGCCAGGATGAGGGATTCTACATCTGCCATGTCAAGCCGGAACTGGGGCAGTTTTCTGTGCGGATGCAAGTTACAGTCGAAG GCTCTGTGAGTGACCAGCCATCACCAGTTGTGTTCTATGTCTCCTTGGGTTTAgctctattattattaattatactgTGTATTATCATTATGAAGTGCCGTCATTCCCTAGTGCGAAAATTCAGGATTTTTCAGTTTTGGTCCCAACAGAACCAGCAGGAGGGCAGGGACCAGTCTGAGTCAAACCCGTTGACAGCCAACGAGTCATCAAATCCAAACGCATTCCTGCCACCACCTGCCAGCTCCTTCCTG GAGACAGACTTCAACTCACAGACCTATGGAGCGGTTACCATCAGACGCCCTAGAGGCTCTCGAGTCATGAAGCCAGGTTCTCGCAGGGAGACGCTGAGTTTTCCAGCATCTTGG GCTGGCAACCAAAACAGCATGAACTACAGGGAAGAGCTGCTACAAAAGAGGCAGTTTAGGAAGAGTTTGCCATGCTCTCTGCAGGAGAAATTGGAGAACTGA